The proteins below come from a single Miscanthus floridulus cultivar M001 chromosome 1, ASM1932011v1, whole genome shotgun sequence genomic window:
- the LOC136461532 gene encoding uncharacterized protein isoform X2: MPNATGLRMGNKGSTKGAPMPGMEGSVAKDLKKAPASLEENKSSGDEDLGGGPALTGKKRKDRRGSADEDRSGVTKRVLRSDAMKLRAEAEAACGVGAEVSKTDSLETKHCEAIVEAEACKGRVLMEVTCNGEEANGLVNLDTSDVSEESARCFENNMGMPGVHATDISQGDGLGSNSESDDKTVKSDEKVSAVTHSEQNDSRAGISSLSVDEAQDNQVRHGPCQGEVIDSAIANDANTSTDLTKIIPTGGSESVKQKDSKQENNVVHTEEVILHSSDPKVEKHSHIDDVCTETEISLTENGRCAVDNHTDLTGCTKQEERGSPVNEANDVSSHDIVFTRRGRKSCEAKQGTCGEESWFEKRVTRSATVRQREVSGSSRKTTTNEAALGSRGRKGHIVAHYTRKVSSAVSPKGHHAELGERNTSMEKQTVKEKVVDRRDSGVTENDNHVNATENKESKNETEINLKTQPPVGSVSILKKTTGAAVSAVDQNISGSAITERNDMEHTDSDGVKSENKTPAQKPLLSVGAKIVASKKRILEAGLDKITGKSPIALPAMKKTRNTSSDPEIDQPDKSSGEKLIVNNCDLGNKRVLRERQHRNQTNLSSRSSNHSNQNAIKQTQDQSDDDEISSDTSYRRTRSGRRRGAARLVVPKQEDSSDSEEVIVMKKNRRKRKKSVHKQRAGSKLKHTSGPSKAGRLGRPPLVKSESSSLSLQPGKGKTKVPEGTGTLREEKQKISDQIKAMLLDAGWTIDLRPRNGRDYMDSVYIPPSGKGSYWSVTKAYYAFCASMESEQKESSKDQTSTKKSVGSPGNRQVSGSSGCTLTEDILSKLKRVVVNKRTTKVAIQRLRQKRFKKEKKKNTTNSRRLHLGNERKKRGGCALLVRGSNKESGSGTDGFVPYEWKRTIFSWLIDLDVLSVNTKLKCMDESHSKVLLEGIVTRDGINCSCCSEVLSVLEFVAHAGSEVNKPYRNILVDGLDIDLLHCLINAWNMQSDAERQDFFPVSIEGDDPNDDTCGICGDGGNLICCDGCPSTFHMSCLGLEELPSDYWCCANCSCKFCHEHSSDGADDTADVDSSLHTCSQCEEQYHEACSPENDSITNLSSQTGNLFCQQSCRLLFEELQNLLAVKKDLEPEYSCRVVQRIHEDVPEEVLPLDIRVECNSKIAVALSLMDECFLPIVDQRTGINLIRNVVYSCGSNFARLDFRGFYIFILERGDEIIAAASVRVHGTKLAEMPFIGTRNMYRRQGMCRRLVDGIEMILSSLNVEKLIIPAITELVDTWTSRFGFSPLEDSEKEEVKSVSMLVFPGTGLLQKPLLKSLPNGDQSSQGDKTEKSPDVANEDSLCSDASADPLGLGVKEHGDNSKNADGTCNGAVSQQSPHS, from the exons ATGCCCAACGCCACT GGGCTTCGAATGGGCAACAAAGGCTCTACTAAGGGAGCTCCAATGCCAGGAATGGAAGGAAGTGTGGCAAAGGATTTGAAGAAGGCTCCTGCCTCCTTGGAGGAAAACAAGTCTTCTGGTGATGAGGATCTTGGCGGAGGGCCTGCCTTGACTGGGAAGAAAAGGAAGGACCGGAGGGGTTCTGCGGATGAGGACAGGAGTGGTGTGACAAAAAGGGTGTTGAGGTCTGATGCCATGAAGCTGCGTGCTGAGGCTGAGGCAGCCTGTGGAGTGGGTGCGGAGGTTAGCAAAACTGACAGTTTGGAGACGAAACACTGTGAGGCTATTGTGGAGGCTGAGGCTTGCAAAGGCAGGGTGCTGATGGAAGTTACTTGCAATGGTGAGGAAGCCAACGGATTGGTTAACTTGGACACGAGCGATGTCTCAGAAGAGTCAGCTAGGTGTTTTGAGAATAATATGGGAATGCCTGGTGTTCATGCAACAGATATTTCTCAAGGTGATGGCTTAGGTAGCAATTCAGAATCAGATGATAAGACAGTCAAGTCAGATGAGAAGGTGTCCGCTGTAACTCATTCAGAGCAGAATGACTCCAGAGCTGGAATAAGCAGTTTGAGTGTTGATGAGGCCCAAGATAACCAAGTGAGACATGGGCCTTGTCAGGGTGAGGTCATAGACTCAGCAATTGCTAATGATGCCAACACAAGTACAGATTTAACCAAAATCATCCCTACCGGTGGATCAGAATCTGTTAAGCAGAAGGATAGTAAACAGGAGAATAATGTGGTTCACACCGAGGAAGTGATACTCCACAGTAGTGATCCGAAAGTTGAGAAGCATTCTCACATTGACGATGTTTGTACAGAAACTGAGATTTCTTTGACTGAGAATGGAAGATGCGCAGTAGATAACCACACTGATCTAACTGGGTGCACTAAGCAGGAGGAGAGGGGAAGCCCCGTGAACGAAGCCAATGATGTTTCATCACATGACATTGTCTTTACAAGGAGAGGTAGAAAATCATGTGAGGCAAAGCAGGGGACATGTGGAGAGGAGTCGTGGTTTGAGAAGCGAGTTACAAGGTCAGCTACAGTTAGGCAGAGAGAAGTTTCTGGAAGCTCACGTAAAACTACCACAAATGAGGCTGCACTAGGAAGCAGAGGGAGGAAGGGACATATTGTTGCTCATTATACGAGGAAAGTGAGCAGTGCAGTATCTCCAAAAGGTCACCATGCTGAGCTGGGAGAACGTAATACCAGTATGGAGAAGCAAACAGTGAAAGAAAAGGTGGTTGATCGAAGAGACTCAGGTGTCACTGAGAATGATAATCATGTGAATGCCACAGAGAATAAGGAATCAAAAAATGAAACAGAGATCAATTTGAAGACACAACCACCTGTGGGAAGTGTCAGCATTCTTAAGAAAACAACCGGAGCAGCTGTTTCTGCGGTGGATCAGAATATCTCTGGTTCAGCTATCACTGAGAGAAATGATATGGAGCATACTGATTCTGATGGAGTTAAATCTGAAAATAAGACTCCTGCGCAGAAACCACTACTGTCTGTTGGTGCGAAGATTGTTGCCAGCAAGAAGAGGATATTGGAAGCAGGGCTTGATAAAATCACTGGAAAGTCACCAATTGCTTTGCCagccatgaaaaagacaagaaATACGTCTTCTGATCCTGAGATAGACCAACCAGATAAGTCTTCTGGAGAGAAGCTTATTGTGAATAACTGTGATTTGGGCAATAAACGTGTTCTGAGGGAACGGCAGCATCGCAATCAAACAAATTTATCAAGCAGATCTTCTAACCACTCTAATCAAAATGCTATCAAGCAGACTCAGGATCAATCTGATGATGATGAGATCAGCAGTGATACTTCCTACAGGAGAACTCGTAGCGGACGTCGTCGTGGTGCTGCCCGTCTTGTCGTGCCAAAACAAGAGGACTCCAGTGATTCTGAAGAAGTTATTGTTATGAAAAAGAATCGGCGGAAACGGAAGAAATCTGTGCATAAACAAAGGGCTGGATCTAAGTTGAAGCATACTTCTGGTCCTTCCAAAGCAGGTCGTTTGGGTAGACCTCCTCTGGTCAAATCTGAATCTAGCTCCTTATCTCTGCAGCCAGGAAAAGGGAAAACGAAGGTGCCTGAAGGTACAGGAACTCTTCGTGAAGAAAAGCAAAAAATAAGTGATCAGATAAAGGCCATGCTTCTAGATGCTGGCTGGACGATTGATTTAAGACCCAGGAATGGTAGAGACTACATGGATTCCGTGTATATACCTCCTAGTGGCAAAGGGTCTTACTGGTCAGTCACAAAAGCATATTATGCGTTTTGTGCAAGTATGGAATCTGAGCAGAAGGAAAGTTCTAAAGACCAGACTTCGACAAAAAAATCTGTCGGTAGCCCCGGCAATAGGCAGGTCTCTGGTTCTTCAGGTTGTACTTTAACAGAGGATATCCTTAGCAAATTAAAAAGAGTTGTTGTAAACAAACGAACAACCAAAGTAGCAATTCAAAGGTTGAGACAGAAAAGGttcaaaaaggaaaagaagaagaacactaCAAATTCAAGAAGACTGCACTTAGGCAATGAAAGAAAAAAACGAGGTGGTTGTGCTCTACTCGTTCGTGGATCGAACAAGGAGTCTGGCAGCGGCACTGATGGTTTTGTTCCATATGAATGGAAACGTACAATCTTCTCCTGGCTGATTGATCTGGATGTTCTATCAGTCAACACTAAGCTGAAATGTATGGATGAAAGCCACTCAAAGGTTTTACTAGAGGGTATTGTCACTAGGGATGGGATTAACTGCAGCTGCTGTAGCGAGGTCCTTTCAGTGCTTGAATTTGTGGCTCATGCTGGTTCTGAAGTAAATAAGCCATACAGAAACATACTTGTGGATGGGCTAGACATTGACCTTTTGCATTGTCTCATTAATGCATGGAATATGCAGTCTGATGCTGAAAGGCAAGATTTCTTTCCTGTTAGCATTGAGGGCGATGACCCCAATGATGACACCTGTGGTATTTGCGGCGATGGAGGCAATTTGATCTGCTGCGATGGATGCCCCTCGACATTTCACATGAGTTGTCTAGGACTGGAG GAACTTCCCTCTGATTATTGGTGTTGTGCAAACTGTTCATGTAAATTTTGCCATGAACATTCTAGTGATGGTGCTGATGACACTGCTGATGTTGATTCTTCATTGCATACTTGTTCCCAGTGCGAAGAGCAGT ATCATGAAGCCTGCTCTCCTGAGAATGATTCCATAACTAACCTTTCCAGTCAGACAGGCAATTTATTCTGCCAACAAAGCTGCAGACTG CTGTTTGAGGAATTGCAGAATCTTCTTGCAGTCAAGAAGGATCTTGAACCAGAATATTCATGCAGAGTTGTTCAACGCATTCATGAAGATGTACCAGAAGAAGTCCTTCCTTTGGACATAAGAGTTGAGTGTAACTCCAAGATTGCTGTTGCACTTTCATTAATGGATGAATGCTTCCTTCCGATTGTTGACCAGAGAACTGGCATCAACTTGATACGCAATGTTGTGTATAGCTGTGG ATCAAATTTTGCCCGATTGGATTTCCGTGGATTCTATATATTCATTTTAGAACGTGGAGATGAAATAATAGCTGCAGCATCTGTCCG AGTACATGGAACCAAGTTAGCTGAGATGCCGTTCATTGGTACCCGGAATATGTATAGGCGACAAGGAATGTGCCGCCGACTTGTAGATGGAATCGAAATG AtcctgagctctctcaatgttgaGAAGTTGATCATTCCTGCTATCACAGAACTTGTGGACACCTGGACATCTAGATTTGGATTTAGTCCACTTGAGGATTCTGAGAAGGAAGAAGTGAAATCTGTTAGCATGTTAGTTTTTCCTGGTACAGGTCTTCTCCAAAAGCCATTGCTGAAGTCCTTACCTAACGGAGATCAAAGTTCTCAAGGAG ACAAAACTGAGAAATCACCTGATGTAGCCAATGAAGATTCTCTTTGCTCTGATGCAAGTGCTGATCCCCTAGGTTTGGGGGTCAAAGAGCATGGGGACAACAGCAAAAATGCTGATGGTACTTGCAACGGTGCTGTTTCACAACAATCTCCCCATTCTTG A
- the LOC136461532 gene encoding uncharacterized protein isoform X1, with translation MPNATGLRMGNKGSTKGAPMPGMEGSVAKDLKKAPASLEENKSSGDEDLGGGPALTGKKRKDRRGSADEDRSGVTKRVLRSDAMKLRAEAEAACGVGAEVSKTDSLETKHCEAIVEAEACKGRVLMEVTCNGEEANGLVNLDTSDVSEESARCFENNMGMPGVHATDISQGDGLGSNSESDDKTVKSDEKVSAVTHSEQNDSRAGISSLSVDEAQDNQVRHGPCQGEVIDSAIANDANTSTDLTKIIPTGGSESVKQKDSKQENNVVHTEEVILHSSDPKVEKHSHIDDVCTETEISLTENGRCAVDNHTDLTGCTKQEERGSPVNEANDVSSHDIVFTRRGRKSCEAKQGTCGEESWFEKRVTRSATVRQREVSGSSRKTTTNEAALGSRGRKGHIVAHYTRKVSSAVSPKGHHAELGERNTSMEKQTVKEKVVDRRDSGVTENDNHVNATENKESKNETEINLKTQPPVGSVSILKKTTGAAVSAVDQNISGSAITERNDMEHTDSDGVKSENKTPAQKPLLSVGAKIVASKKRILEAGLDKITGKSPIALPAMKKTRNTSSDPEIDQPDKSSGEKLIVNNCDLGNKRVLRERQHRNQTNLSSRSSNHSNQNAIKQTQDQSDDDEISSDTSYRRTRSGRRRGAARLVVPKQEDSSDSEEVIVMKKNRRKRKKSVHKQRAGSKLKHTSGPSKAGRLGRPPLVKSESSSLSLQPGKGKTKVPEGTGTLREEKQKISDQIKAMLLDAGWTIDLRPRNGRDYMDSVYIPPSGKGSYWSVTKAYYAFCASMESEQKESSKDQTSTKKSVGSPGNRQVSGSSGCTLTEDILSKLKRVVVNKRTTKVAIQRLRQKRFKKEKKKNTTNSRRLHLGNERKKRGGCALLVRGSNKESGSGTDGFVPYEWKRTIFSWLIDLDVLSVNTKLKCMDESHSKVLLEGIVTRDGINCSCCSEVLSVLEFVAHAGSEVNKPYRNILVDGLDIDLLHCLINAWNMQSDAERQDFFPVSIEGDDPNDDTCGICGDGGNLICCDGCPSTFHMSCLGLEELPSDYWCCANCSCKFCHEHSSDGADDTADVDSSLHTCSQCEEQYHEACSPENDSITNLSSQTGNLFCQQSCRLLFEELQNLLAVKKDLEPEYSCRVVQRIHEDVPEEVLPLDIRVECNSKIAVALSLMDECFLPIVDQRTGINLIRNVVYSCGSNFARLDFRGFYIFILERGDEIIAAASVRVHGTKLAEMPFIGTRNMYRRQGMCRRLVDGIEMILSSLNVEKLIIPAITELVDTWTSRFGFSPLEDSEKEEVKSVSMLVFPGTGLLQKPLLKSLPNGDQSSQGAGAVSSVDKTEKSPDVANEDSLCSDASADPLGLGVKEHGDNSKNADGTCNGAVSQQSPHS, from the exons ATGCCCAACGCCACT GGGCTTCGAATGGGCAACAAAGGCTCTACTAAGGGAGCTCCAATGCCAGGAATGGAAGGAAGTGTGGCAAAGGATTTGAAGAAGGCTCCTGCCTCCTTGGAGGAAAACAAGTCTTCTGGTGATGAGGATCTTGGCGGAGGGCCTGCCTTGACTGGGAAGAAAAGGAAGGACCGGAGGGGTTCTGCGGATGAGGACAGGAGTGGTGTGACAAAAAGGGTGTTGAGGTCTGATGCCATGAAGCTGCGTGCTGAGGCTGAGGCAGCCTGTGGAGTGGGTGCGGAGGTTAGCAAAACTGACAGTTTGGAGACGAAACACTGTGAGGCTATTGTGGAGGCTGAGGCTTGCAAAGGCAGGGTGCTGATGGAAGTTACTTGCAATGGTGAGGAAGCCAACGGATTGGTTAACTTGGACACGAGCGATGTCTCAGAAGAGTCAGCTAGGTGTTTTGAGAATAATATGGGAATGCCTGGTGTTCATGCAACAGATATTTCTCAAGGTGATGGCTTAGGTAGCAATTCAGAATCAGATGATAAGACAGTCAAGTCAGATGAGAAGGTGTCCGCTGTAACTCATTCAGAGCAGAATGACTCCAGAGCTGGAATAAGCAGTTTGAGTGTTGATGAGGCCCAAGATAACCAAGTGAGACATGGGCCTTGTCAGGGTGAGGTCATAGACTCAGCAATTGCTAATGATGCCAACACAAGTACAGATTTAACCAAAATCATCCCTACCGGTGGATCAGAATCTGTTAAGCAGAAGGATAGTAAACAGGAGAATAATGTGGTTCACACCGAGGAAGTGATACTCCACAGTAGTGATCCGAAAGTTGAGAAGCATTCTCACATTGACGATGTTTGTACAGAAACTGAGATTTCTTTGACTGAGAATGGAAGATGCGCAGTAGATAACCACACTGATCTAACTGGGTGCACTAAGCAGGAGGAGAGGGGAAGCCCCGTGAACGAAGCCAATGATGTTTCATCACATGACATTGTCTTTACAAGGAGAGGTAGAAAATCATGTGAGGCAAAGCAGGGGACATGTGGAGAGGAGTCGTGGTTTGAGAAGCGAGTTACAAGGTCAGCTACAGTTAGGCAGAGAGAAGTTTCTGGAAGCTCACGTAAAACTACCACAAATGAGGCTGCACTAGGAAGCAGAGGGAGGAAGGGACATATTGTTGCTCATTATACGAGGAAAGTGAGCAGTGCAGTATCTCCAAAAGGTCACCATGCTGAGCTGGGAGAACGTAATACCAGTATGGAGAAGCAAACAGTGAAAGAAAAGGTGGTTGATCGAAGAGACTCAGGTGTCACTGAGAATGATAATCATGTGAATGCCACAGAGAATAAGGAATCAAAAAATGAAACAGAGATCAATTTGAAGACACAACCACCTGTGGGAAGTGTCAGCATTCTTAAGAAAACAACCGGAGCAGCTGTTTCTGCGGTGGATCAGAATATCTCTGGTTCAGCTATCACTGAGAGAAATGATATGGAGCATACTGATTCTGATGGAGTTAAATCTGAAAATAAGACTCCTGCGCAGAAACCACTACTGTCTGTTGGTGCGAAGATTGTTGCCAGCAAGAAGAGGATATTGGAAGCAGGGCTTGATAAAATCACTGGAAAGTCACCAATTGCTTTGCCagccatgaaaaagacaagaaATACGTCTTCTGATCCTGAGATAGACCAACCAGATAAGTCTTCTGGAGAGAAGCTTATTGTGAATAACTGTGATTTGGGCAATAAACGTGTTCTGAGGGAACGGCAGCATCGCAATCAAACAAATTTATCAAGCAGATCTTCTAACCACTCTAATCAAAATGCTATCAAGCAGACTCAGGATCAATCTGATGATGATGAGATCAGCAGTGATACTTCCTACAGGAGAACTCGTAGCGGACGTCGTCGTGGTGCTGCCCGTCTTGTCGTGCCAAAACAAGAGGACTCCAGTGATTCTGAAGAAGTTATTGTTATGAAAAAGAATCGGCGGAAACGGAAGAAATCTGTGCATAAACAAAGGGCTGGATCTAAGTTGAAGCATACTTCTGGTCCTTCCAAAGCAGGTCGTTTGGGTAGACCTCCTCTGGTCAAATCTGAATCTAGCTCCTTATCTCTGCAGCCAGGAAAAGGGAAAACGAAGGTGCCTGAAGGTACAGGAACTCTTCGTGAAGAAAAGCAAAAAATAAGTGATCAGATAAAGGCCATGCTTCTAGATGCTGGCTGGACGATTGATTTAAGACCCAGGAATGGTAGAGACTACATGGATTCCGTGTATATACCTCCTAGTGGCAAAGGGTCTTACTGGTCAGTCACAAAAGCATATTATGCGTTTTGTGCAAGTATGGAATCTGAGCAGAAGGAAAGTTCTAAAGACCAGACTTCGACAAAAAAATCTGTCGGTAGCCCCGGCAATAGGCAGGTCTCTGGTTCTTCAGGTTGTACTTTAACAGAGGATATCCTTAGCAAATTAAAAAGAGTTGTTGTAAACAAACGAACAACCAAAGTAGCAATTCAAAGGTTGAGACAGAAAAGGttcaaaaaggaaaagaagaagaacactaCAAATTCAAGAAGACTGCACTTAGGCAATGAAAGAAAAAAACGAGGTGGTTGTGCTCTACTCGTTCGTGGATCGAACAAGGAGTCTGGCAGCGGCACTGATGGTTTTGTTCCATATGAATGGAAACGTACAATCTTCTCCTGGCTGATTGATCTGGATGTTCTATCAGTCAACACTAAGCTGAAATGTATGGATGAAAGCCACTCAAAGGTTTTACTAGAGGGTATTGTCACTAGGGATGGGATTAACTGCAGCTGCTGTAGCGAGGTCCTTTCAGTGCTTGAATTTGTGGCTCATGCTGGTTCTGAAGTAAATAAGCCATACAGAAACATACTTGTGGATGGGCTAGACATTGACCTTTTGCATTGTCTCATTAATGCATGGAATATGCAGTCTGATGCTGAAAGGCAAGATTTCTTTCCTGTTAGCATTGAGGGCGATGACCCCAATGATGACACCTGTGGTATTTGCGGCGATGGAGGCAATTTGATCTGCTGCGATGGATGCCCCTCGACATTTCACATGAGTTGTCTAGGACTGGAG GAACTTCCCTCTGATTATTGGTGTTGTGCAAACTGTTCATGTAAATTTTGCCATGAACATTCTAGTGATGGTGCTGATGACACTGCTGATGTTGATTCTTCATTGCATACTTGTTCCCAGTGCGAAGAGCAGT ATCATGAAGCCTGCTCTCCTGAGAATGATTCCATAACTAACCTTTCCAGTCAGACAGGCAATTTATTCTGCCAACAAAGCTGCAGACTG CTGTTTGAGGAATTGCAGAATCTTCTTGCAGTCAAGAAGGATCTTGAACCAGAATATTCATGCAGAGTTGTTCAACGCATTCATGAAGATGTACCAGAAGAAGTCCTTCCTTTGGACATAAGAGTTGAGTGTAACTCCAAGATTGCTGTTGCACTTTCATTAATGGATGAATGCTTCCTTCCGATTGTTGACCAGAGAACTGGCATCAACTTGATACGCAATGTTGTGTATAGCTGTGG ATCAAATTTTGCCCGATTGGATTTCCGTGGATTCTATATATTCATTTTAGAACGTGGAGATGAAATAATAGCTGCAGCATCTGTCCG AGTACATGGAACCAAGTTAGCTGAGATGCCGTTCATTGGTACCCGGAATATGTATAGGCGACAAGGAATGTGCCGCCGACTTGTAGATGGAATCGAAATG AtcctgagctctctcaatgttgaGAAGTTGATCATTCCTGCTATCACAGAACTTGTGGACACCTGGACATCTAGATTTGGATTTAGTCCACTTGAGGATTCTGAGAAGGAAGAAGTGAAATCTGTTAGCATGTTAGTTTTTCCTGGTACAGGTCTTCTCCAAAAGCCATTGCTGAAGTCCTTACCTAACGGAGATCAAAGTTCTCAAGGAG CTGGTGCTGTTTCCTCTGTAGACAAAACTGAGAAATCACCTGATGTAGCCAATGAAGATTCTCTTTGCTCTGATGCAAGTGCTGATCCCCTAGGTTTGGGGGTCAAAGAGCATGGGGACAACAGCAAAAATGCTGATGGTACTTGCAACGGTGCTGTTTCACAACAATCTCCCCATTCTTG A